A genomic segment from Triticum dicoccoides isolate Atlit2015 ecotype Zavitan chromosome 1A, WEW_v2.0, whole genome shotgun sequence encodes:
- the LOC119292220 gene encoding uncharacterized protein LOC119292220 has product MRIRRSAARLLGSAYSAPAPPQPDLPLPPPPPPPPPPVLEPCSSHAGGDGFTAGGGGTSSAERCELSRSPWELMAQLDPSDPKEVEHFMGKYFVSVPCRTSWLFQASILAASIKGEEEGEGKGEDMAGDMADEVFAKRRQKVAKKKRTVMENRGGEKNAWGHKKTTEVQSDDDDFVADGGGELWVCKKNDGKRRFCRRPVSQPDSFCIYHSDLKSALPPTSSAASKPSSSAKPRKRRRVDAGEGYLYYAGFGPSLSKRQRSSSNVLESLPDEQEEEALPEEHTAGPAQTVDADHQAASARVDEPRCDELAGIAGGDEESSDDALGCNDEPRVVGVNGNIKRKSPFKKRWRKPVKARSLKSLMC; this is encoded by the exons ATGCGGATCCGCAGGTCTGCCGCCCGCCTGCTCGGCTCCGCCTActccgcccccgcgccgccgcaaCCAGACCTCCCGcttccgcccccgcccccgccgccgccgccgccagtgcTGGAGCCCTGTTCCTCCCACGCGGGGGGCGACGGGTTCACGGCCGGGGGCGGGGGGACCTCCTCCGCGGAGCGGTGCGAGCTCAGCCGGTCGCCGTGGGAGCTCATGGCCCAGCTCGACCCCTCCGATCCCAAG GAGGTGGAACACTTCATGGGGAAATACTTCGTCAGTGTCCCATGCCGGACGAGCTGGCTCTTCCAGGCCAGCATTCTTGCCGCCTCCATCAAGGGGGAGGAAGAaggggaggggaagggggaggaCATGGCAGGAGATATGGCTGACGAGGTCTTTGCCAAACGGCGGCAGAAGGTTGCCAAGAAGAAGAGGACAGTCATGGAAAACAGAGGGGGTGAGAAGAATGCGTGGGGGCATAAGAAGACCACTGAGGTTCAGAGTGATGACGACGATTTCGTGGCTGACGGAGGAGGAGAACTTTGGGTGTGCAAGAAGAATGACGGCAAGAGGAGGTTTTGCCGCCGGCCGGTGAGCCAGCCTGATTCCTTTTGCATATATCACTCAGATCTTAAGTCTGCGCTGCCGCCGACTTCATCAGCGGCCTCCAAACCCTCCAGCAGCGCCAAGCCACGTAAGAGGAGGCGTGTCGATGCAGGTGAGGGGTACTTATACTACGCCGGGTTCGGCCCGTCCCTCAGCAAGAGGCAGAGATCAAGCAGCAATGTACTGGAATCTTTACCTGATGAGCAAGAGGAGGAGGCACTGCCTGAAGAGCATACTGCAGGTCCAGCCCAAACTGTTGATGCAGACCATCAAGCGGCCTCAGCACGCGTTGATGAGCCTAGGTGTGATGAGTTGGCCGGGATTGCGGGCGGCGACGAGGAGAGCAGCGACGACGCACTTGGCTGCAACGATGAACCCCGGGTTGTTGGCGTCAACGGCAACATCAAGAGGAAGAGCCCGTTTAAGAAGAGGTGGAGGAAGCCTGTGAAAGCTCGCTCACTCAAGTCATTGATGTGTTAG